The sequence CATGTGGACCAGGCGGACGTCCGCCCCCAGATAGGCGCTGCACCAGGCATGCGCGTCCGCCGTGGCCGGGACCGCCTCCACCTTCGTGCCGAACACACTCATCGGCACGGTCTCGGCCGGCTCGGGCACCGGCACCGTCAACGGCGCCCGGCCGGGCGCGGACAGACGGATGCCGCCGCCGGTCAGAAGCTCGGCGGCGGCCAGCGCGAGACGCGGCTGCTCGCGCTGTGTGACGACCTTTCCCCCGTCGTCGATCAGTGCCCAGCGCCGGTCTCCGGTCAGGCCCCATGGCTCCACCACAGCTTGCCGGGGCGCGAATCCCCGGAACGCCTTGACCGGATGGACGTGGATCGACTGCACCTCGGCGTGTCCCATGACGCCATCGTGCCAGGCGGCACCGACAGCGCGGGGGCGCCGGTCAGTAGCCGCGGTACTGCTGGTTGTTGTACGGGTCCTGGTAGGGAGCCGGCCCGGGCCGCGGCGAGGCCGGGCGCATCGCCTCGTACCCCGTGCCGGCCCCCATCGGGCGCTGGGGCTGCGGGGCCTGCGGACCGGGGTAACCCCGCGGGGCGCTCGCCTGCTGCGGGATGTACGCCGTGGGCGCCTGCTGCAGTGGCGCGGGCTGCGGCGTCTGCGGGTAGCCGTAGGCGGGGGCCTGCGGGGAGGGGCCCGCCGGGAGGGCGGGCAGTGCCGACGGCAGGGCGGGCAGGTTGCCGCCCGTGTCGTAGGCGGCGGGGACCCGGATCGGGGCGATCTGCGGGGTGCCCCGCTCGGCGACGAGGGAGTCGTAGATCGGGGTGTCCGGGAAGGAGGCGGAGTAGTAGCCGCCACCATAAGTGGAGCGGGGGGAGGTCATGGCACATAAGTTAAGCCCACGATGTGCTCGTTGGGGAGACCGATAAGAGGGTTCTTTTCCGTGTCGGCAGTGACCTGGGATCCCCAATCCGAGCGAAGTTGGCAAAATAGGGCGCCGACCTACGTTTGGATACTGTAAAGGCAGACTTTCTGCAGGGTTACCGGCGGTCGACCGGCGATCTTCCGGTCCCGCCCGGAGGAGTTCACCGGACCCGGGAACAGGCTGGGCGGGTAGGGATCACTGGACGGCCGGGGCGTCCGGAAGCCGAAGCGGATTGGGGCGGACATGTCAATGTCGAAAGGGTCGAACGCGCCGGTGCCGATCACGGCCCTGCGCGTCGAATTGGGCTGGCGTTCCGGTCCCGGCGTGCCCGACGCAGACGCCTCGGCGCTGCTGCTCGCCGCCGGAAGGGTCCGCTCCGACGGCGACTTCGTCTTCTACAACCAGCCCGCCCACTCGTCCGGCGCGGTGCGCCACGAGGGCAAGCGGACGGCCGGCGGGCAGGTCACCGACATCCTTTCCGTCGACCTCGCGCGCGTGGAGGGCGCGATCGAGCGGATCGTCCTCGCCGCCTCCGCCGACGGCGGGACGTTCGGGCAGGTGCCGGGCCTCTACGTCGAGGTGACCGAAGCGGCGACCGGGTCGGTCGTCGTCCGCTTCGACAGCCCCGGCGCGACCTCGGAGACGGCCTTCGTGCTCGGCGAGTTCTACCGCCGCCAGGGCGGCTGGAAGTTCCGCGCGGTCGCCCAGGGCTACAGCAGCGGACTCGAAGGCCTGGCAACGGACTTCGGGATCACGGTGGACGAGCCCCGCCGCGCCGCGCCGCCCGCCGCCGCTGCCCAGGTGCGGCCCCCGGCGGCCATGCCCCCGGTGCCCGCGACGGCCCCGGTGCCGCCCCCGCCCGCGCCCCCGCCCGCGGTCTCCCCGGTCGCCGCGCAGGGCACCGCGGCCCGGCCGGTCCGGCTGTCCAAGGTCACCCTCACGAAGGCCACCCCCTCCGTCTCGCTCGCCAAACAGGGCGGAACCTCCGGTGCCATGCGGGTGAACCTCAACTGGCAGGTGCGCAAACAGCTTTCGGGCTGGGGCGGCCGCCGGGGAGGCGGCGGCCGAGGGGACCTCGACCTCGACCTGTGCGCCCTGTACGAACTCGCCGACGGCCGCAAGGGCGTCGTCCAGGCACTCGGCAACGCCTTCGGATCGCTGCACCGGCCGCCCTACATCCATCTGGACGGCGACGACCGCACCGGAGCCGTGGCCGCCGGGGAGAACCTCACCGTCAATCTCGACCACCGGCAGGACTTCCGGCGCATCCTCGTCTTCGTCACGATCTACGAGGGCGCCAGCTCCTTCGCCGACCTGCACGCCACCGTCACCCTGCGGCCCCAGCACGGCGCACCGATCGACTTCTCGCTCGACGAGTGCACCGTCCCCTCCACCGTGTGCGCGCTCGCCCTGCTCACGAACACCGGCGGCGATCTGCTCGTGCAGCGCGAGGCGCGCTATCTGGTGCCGGAGCGCGGAGTGAGCCCGCAGCGGACCGTGGACCGCGCCTACGGCTGGGGCATGAACTGGACGCCCGGCCGCAAGTGACCGGGCTCAGCTCTCGTCGGGCACGGCACCCGGACGCGCGTACGTACGGCCCTTCCAGGCGGCCCCGCGCCCCCGGTAGTGCTGCACGGCCGAGTCGACCGTCATCAGCAGGTAGAGAAACGCGGTGAACGGCAGCAGCGGGGCGAGCCACAGCGGCTGGCCGTAGTAGCGCAGCATCGGCAGATACGTCCCCGCCATCACCGCCCACGCCAGGGCGCCGAGCACCGCCGTGGCCGTACCCGCGCCGGCCGCGCCCGCGACCAGTGCAGCGGGCGGCACCAGGTACACCAGGGCGAGCCCGGCGACCGTGCCGAGGAGCAGCAGCGGGTTGTGGCGCAGCTGGGCGTAGGCGCTGCGCGAGACCATCCGCCACAGGTCGTGCAGCCGCGGATAGGGCCGCACGCTGTCCACCCGCTCGGCCAGCCCCAGCCAGACGTGCCCCCCGACGGCCTTCACCGCGCGCGCGAGCGCCACGTCGTCGATCACGGCGTGCCGGATGGCGTCCGGGATGCGCGCCCGCTCGGCCGTGCCGGCGCGCAGCAGGACACAGCCGCCCGCCGCCGCGGCCGCACGCGATCCCCTGCGGCCGATCCGGCGGAAGGGATACAGCTGCGCGAAGAAGTACACGAACGCCGGAACCACCAGCCGCTCCCACAGGCTCTCCACCCGCAGCCGCGCCATCTGCGACACGACGTCGAAGCCCCCGGCGTCCGCGGCCGCGACCAGTTCGCGCAGGCTGTCCGGGGCGTGCGCGATGTCCGCGTCGGTCAGCAGCAGAAACCCGGGATCACGCGCGCGTGCCAGGCCGATGCCGTGCCGCACCGCCCACAGCTTGCCCGTCCAGCCCGCCGGCGGCTCCCCGGGCGAGCCCACCGTCAGTGGCAGCCCGCCGTGCCGCCGGGACAGTTCGCGGGCCAGCTCGCCGGTGCCGTCGCTGCTCCCGTCGTCCACCAGGAAGACCTCCGCCCGCCCGGGAT comes from Streptomyces sp. FXJ1.172 and encodes:
- a CDS encoding DUF6643 family protein — translated: MTSPRSTYGGGYYSASFPDTPIYDSLVAERGTPQIAPIRVPAAYDTGGNLPALPSALPALPAGPSPQAPAYGYPQTPQPAPLQQAPTAYIPQQASAPRGYPGPQAPQPQRPMGAGTGYEAMRPASPRPGPAPYQDPYNNQQYRGY
- a CDS encoding TerD family protein, translated to MSMSKGSNAPVPITALRVELGWRSGPGVPDADASALLLAAGRVRSDGDFVFYNQPAHSSGAVRHEGKRTAGGQVTDILSVDLARVEGAIERIVLAASADGGTFGQVPGLYVEVTEAATGSVVVRFDSPGATSETAFVLGEFYRRQGGWKFRAVAQGYSSGLEGLATDFGITVDEPRRAAPPAAAAQVRPPAAMPPVPATAPVPPPPAPPPAVSPVAAQGTAARPVRLSKVTLTKATPSVSLAKQGGTSGAMRVNLNWQVRKQLSGWGGRRGGGGRGDLDLDLCALYELADGRKGVVQALGNAFGSLHRPPYIHLDGDDRTGAVAAGENLTVNLDHRQDFRRILVFVTIYEGASSFADLHATVTLRPQHGAPIDFSLDECTVPSTVCALALLTNTGGDLLVQREARYLVPERGVSPQRTVDRAYGWGMNWTPGRK
- a CDS encoding glycosyltransferase, whose translation is MWITVVSLAAWCWLLLCQGFFWRTDVRLPPRREPDAWPSVCVVVPARDEAAVLPASLPSLLAQDYPGRAEVFLVDDGSSDGTGELARELSRRHGGLPLTVGSPGEPPAGWTGKLWAVRHGIGLARARDPGFLLLTDADIAHAPDSLRELVAAADAGGFDVVSQMARLRVESLWERLVVPAFVYFFAQLYPFRRIGRRGSRAAAAAGGCVLLRAGTAERARIPDAIRHAVIDDVALARAVKAVGGHVWLGLAERVDSVRPYPRLHDLWRMVSRSAYAQLRHNPLLLLGTVAGLALVYLVPPAALVAGAAGAGTATAVLGALAWAVMAGTYLPMLRYYGQPLWLAPLLPFTAFLYLLMTVDSAVQHYRGRGAAWKGRTYARPGAVPDES